In Trichocoleus desertorum NBK24, the following are encoded in one genomic region:
- a CDS encoding FGGY-family carbohydrate kinase, with translation MNLYLGLDFGTSGARAIAIDAEGTVQAQVTYDYVATASKDWITSWQTALFALIEKIPLDLRQAIRAIAIDGTSSTVLVCNSAGRPIGEPILYNDGRGAAVLEMVQAIAPANHSVISATSSLAKLLWWTQQPQFTQVRYFLHQADWLGFLLHGKLGISDYHNSLKLGYDAEQLCYPAWLESLPMSPLLPQVVAPGTPIGPIKAAIATQFKLRSDCVVCAGTTDSIAAFLASGAEIPGEAVTSLGSTLVLKLLSKTRVDDAQFGIYSHRLGDWWLVGGASNTGGMVLQEFFSAEELEILSTKISADQESTLHYYPLQQPGERFPINDPALAPQLDPRPENPVEFLHGLLEGMARIEAQGYDLLQKLGASPLKQVYTAGGGAENSAWAQIRSRQLGMPVLPSTQTEAAYGTALLAMRGVNQSF, from the coding sequence ATGAACCTATACCTTGGTCTAGATTTTGGTACCTCAGGAGCACGGGCGATTGCCATTGATGCGGAGGGTACTGTTCAGGCGCAAGTCACTTATGACTATGTGGCAACAGCTTCCAAGGATTGGATCACAAGTTGGCAAACGGCTTTATTTGCCTTAATTGAAAAAATTCCCTTAGACCTACGGCAGGCGATTCGAGCGATCGCGATCGATGGCACCTCTTCCACCGTATTAGTTTGCAATAGCGCCGGACGACCCATTGGTGAACCGATTCTCTATAACGATGGGCGAGGAGCGGCAGTTCTAGAGATGGTGCAGGCGATCGCTCCTGCGAATCACAGCGTCATCAGTGCTACTTCTAGTCTCGCCAAGCTGTTGTGGTGGACTCAGCAACCGCAGTTTACTCAGGTGCGCTATTTTCTGCACCAAGCGGATTGGTTGGGGTTTCTGCTCCACGGCAAACTCGGCATCAGTGACTATCACAACAGCCTGAAGTTAGGCTACGACGCAGAGCAACTGTGCTACCCAGCTTGGCTAGAGAGTTTGCCCATGTCACCTCTACTGCCGCAGGTCGTGGCTCCTGGTACTCCGATTGGCCCTATCAAAGCCGCGATCGCCACTCAGTTTAAGCTGCGATCGGATTGTGTAGTCTGTGCTGGCACCACCGACAGCATTGCCGCTTTTCTTGCCAGTGGAGCCGAAATCCCAGGTGAAGCAGTTACCTCCCTCGGCTCCACGTTAGTCCTCAAGCTTCTGAGCAAAACACGGGTAGATGACGCTCAGTTTGGGATTTACAGCCATCGTTTAGGCGACTGGTGGTTGGTGGGTGGTGCTTCTAATACAGGGGGCATGGTTCTGCAAGAATTTTTTAGTGCTGAAGAACTAGAAATCCTCAGTACAAAAATTTCAGCAGATCAAGAAAGCACTCTCCACTACTATCCTTTACAGCAACCTGGAGAACGCTTTCCGATTAACGATCCAGCCCTAGCGCCCCAACTAGATCCACGCCCCGAAAATCCTGTGGAATTTCTCCACGGCCTGTTGGAAGGCATGGCTCGAATTGAAGCTCAAGGCTATGACCTCTTGCAAAAGCTAGGTGCTAGCCCCCTCAAGCAGGTTTATACAGCCGGAGGTGGAGCAGAAAATTCAGCTTGGGCCCAAATTCGATCGCGCCAGTTGGGAATGCCAGTCCTGCCTTCTACTCAAACTGAAGCGGCTTATGGGACTGCTCTTTTAGCAATGCGAGGAGTTAACCAGTCTTTCTGA
- a CDS encoding N-acetyltransferase gives MQYSIQPLTIADEPFLWEMLSEAAHLRDEGETNIDAAKNHPLLRRYVEGWGRIRDLGFVAIASATNQTVGEKVGAVWIRLWIGAEKGFGWVADDVPELAIAVLPEHQNRGIGNQLMAHLLETAKPVYPAISLSVRDNNPALRLYERWGFQAIAGSEVVNRTGGISFSMKLDLLLRKTG, from the coding sequence ATGCAATACTCAATTCAACCCCTCACGATCGCGGATGAGCCGTTTTTGTGGGAGATGTTGTCTGAAGCAGCCCACCTACGAGACGAAGGTGAAACGAACATTGATGCCGCTAAGAATCATCCTTTGTTGAGGCGGTATGTCGAAGGTTGGGGCCGAATCAGAGATCTGGGATTTGTGGCGATCGCCTCTGCTACCAATCAAACCGTGGGCGAAAAAGTGGGAGCTGTTTGGATCAGGTTGTGGATAGGGGCAGAAAAAGGCTTTGGTTGGGTCGCAGATGACGTGCCAGAATTAGCGATTGCTGTCCTGCCAGAACACCAGAATCGAGGCATTGGCAATCAATTAATGGCTCATTTGCTAGAAACGGCAAAGCCAGTTTATCCAGCGATTTCTCTCAGTGTTAGAGACAATAATCCTGCCTTGCGATTGTATGAACGATGGGGATTTCAGGCGATCGCAGGCAGCGAAGTGGTTAATCGCACAGGTGGCATCTCTTTCAGCATGAAACTGGATTTGCTACTCAGAAAGACTGGTTAA
- the acnB gene encoding bifunctional aconitate hydratase 2/2-methylisocitrate dehydratase: protein MLESYRQHVAERAALGIPPLPLTPQQTSELCELLKHPPAGEEEVLLEMLRDRVPPGVDQAAYVKAGFLTAIAKGEATSPLITPVEAVKLLGTMMGGYNVHSLIELLQVDNTELATAATAALSKTLLVFDAFHDIQELAATNAYAKQVMEAWANAEWFTSRPTLPDAIQVTVFKVPGETNTDDLSPATHAATRPDIPLHALAMLETRQPGSLETIVELKQKGYPLAYVGDVVGTGSSRKSAINSVLWHIGQDIPFVPNKRSGGFVLGSAIAPIFFNTAEDSGALPIQCDVTQMETGMVITIHPYKGEITNEAGEVISTFTLQPDTILDEVRAGGRIPLIIGRSLTDKTRTALGLEPSTIFVRPNAPVDTGKGYTLAQKMVGKACGLPGVRPGTSCEPLMTSVGSQDTTGPMTRDELKELACLGFSADLVMQSFCHTAAYPKPADIKTHHDLPDFISSRGGVALRPGDGIIHSWLNRMLLPDTVGTGGDSHTRFPLGISFPAGSGLVAFAAALGVMPLDMPESVLVRFKGELQPGVTLRDLVNAIPYVAIQQGLLTVSKENKKNIFSGRIMEIEGLPDLKVEQAFELTDATAERSCAGCTIKLSTETVAEYLRSNVALLKNMAARGYTDARTIMRRVAKMEEWLANPSLMEADADAEYAAIIEIDLNEIKEPIVAAPNDPDNVKLLSEVAGDKIDEVFIGSCMTNIGHYRAAAKVLEGAPPVSTRLWVAPPTRMDEHQLKEEGVYSTFGVVGARTEVPGCSLCMGNQARVADNTTVFSTSTRNFNNRMGKGAQVYLGSAELAAVCALLGRIPSVQEYLDIVANKINPFADDLYRYLNFDQIAGFEDEGRVIPLEEMPRIEDILGMPTAAGR from the coding sequence ATGCTTGAATCTTACCGTCAACACGTCGCTGAGCGGGCTGCCCTCGGTATTCCCCCCTTGCCCCTCACACCCCAGCAGACCTCTGAGCTGTGTGAACTTCTAAAGCACCCCCCCGCTGGAGAAGAAGAGGTATTACTAGAGATGTTGCGCGATCGCGTGCCCCCCGGTGTGGATCAAGCGGCTTATGTGAAAGCGGGATTTTTGACGGCGATCGCCAAGGGTGAAGCGACCAGTCCTTTAATAACGCCTGTAGAAGCTGTGAAGCTGTTGGGCACAATGATGGGCGGTTACAATGTGCACTCCTTGATCGAGCTGTTGCAGGTGGACAATACCGAGTTGGCAACAGCAGCTACAGCAGCTTTGAGCAAAACCCTGCTCGTCTTTGATGCCTTCCACGACATCCAAGAATTAGCTGCCACCAACGCTTACGCTAAGCAAGTTATGGAAGCTTGGGCGAATGCGGAATGGTTCACCAGTCGTCCCACCCTACCAGACGCCATTCAAGTAACCGTGTTTAAGGTGCCAGGAGAAACCAACACGGATGATTTATCTCCGGCAACTCATGCGGCGACTCGTCCTGACATTCCACTGCATGCCTTAGCGATGCTCGAAACGCGACAACCCGGATCGCTAGAAACGATCGTGGAGCTGAAGCAAAAAGGTTATCCCCTCGCCTATGTGGGTGATGTGGTGGGAACTGGATCGTCTCGGAAGTCTGCGATCAACTCAGTACTGTGGCACATTGGCCAAGATATTCCGTTTGTACCTAACAAGCGCAGTGGCGGATTTGTCTTAGGCAGCGCGATCGCCCCTATTTTCTTTAATACCGCTGAAGACTCCGGTGCCCTACCCATCCAATGTGATGTGACTCAGATGGAAACCGGAATGGTGATCACGATTCATCCTTATAAAGGAGAGATCACCAATGAAGCAGGCGAAGTGATTTCTACCTTCACGCTGCAACCCGACACAATTTTGGATGAAGTCCGGGCAGGGGGTCGGATTCCGCTGATTATTGGGCGATCGCTCACCGACAAAACCCGGACAGCGTTGGGACTCGAACCTAGCACTATTTTCGTGCGACCCAACGCCCCAGTCGATACAGGCAAAGGTTATACCTTAGCCCAGAAAATGGTCGGTAAGGCTTGCGGTTTGCCCGGTGTGCGTCCTGGTACTTCCTGCGAACCCTTAATGACCAGCGTCGGCTCGCAAGATACCACTGGCCCGATGACTCGTGACGAACTGAAAGAGTTGGCATGTCTAGGTTTCAGTGCTGACTTAGTGATGCAAAGCTTCTGTCATACTGCCGCCTATCCCAAGCCTGCCGACATCAAAACTCACCACGACCTACCCGACTTTATTTCCTCTCGCGGTGGGGTAGCCCTACGTCCGGGTGATGGCATCATTCACTCCTGGCTGAACCGGATGCTGCTACCGGACACCGTAGGCACTGGGGGCGATTCCCACACCCGCTTTCCCCTAGGGATCTCCTTCCCGGCTGGTTCTGGTTTAGTGGCGTTTGCTGCTGCCTTAGGCGTAATGCCCTTGGACATGCCAGAGTCAGTGTTGGTACGTTTCAAAGGTGAACTGCAACCAGGCGTGACCCTGCGCGACTTGGTGAATGCGATTCCTTACGTGGCGATTCAACAAGGGTTGCTCACGGTTTCTAAGGAGAACAAAAAGAATATCTTCTCCGGGCGGATCATGGAAATCGAAGGGTTGCCTGATCTTAAAGTGGAGCAAGCCTTTGAGCTAACAGATGCCACTGCGGAGCGTTCCTGTGCGGGATGCACAATCAAGCTTAGTACTGAAACCGTGGCTGAGTACTTGCGATCGAACGTGGCTCTGCTGAAAAACATGGCGGCGCGTGGCTATACTGATGCCCGAACCATCATGCGGCGGGTTGCCAAGATGGAAGAGTGGTTAGCCAACCCATCCCTAATGGAAGCAGATGCAGATGCGGAATACGCTGCCATCATTGAGATCGACCTCAACGAAATCAAAGAACCGATCGTCGCTGCTCCCAACGACCCCGACAATGTGAAGCTGCTGTCGGAAGTGGCAGGAGACAAAATTGATGAGGTGTTCATCGGTTCCTGCATGACCAATATTGGTCACTATCGCGCTGCTGCCAAAGTGCTAGAAGGTGCCCCTCCAGTGAGTACTCGCCTGTGGGTTGCACCTCCGACTCGCATGGATGAGCACCAACTCAAAGAAGAAGGCGTTTACAGCACATTTGGGGTAGTAGGAGCCAGAACTGAGGTGCCAGGTTGCTCGCTCTGTATGGGCAACCAAGCACGGGTGGCCGACAACACCACGGTCTTCTCAACTTCTACCCGCAACTTCAACAACCGCATGGGTAAAGGTGCCCAAGTCTATCTCGGCTCAGCAGAACTCGCTGCTGTTTGTGCCCTCCTGGGTCGGATTCCCTCGGTGCAGGAATACCTCGACATTGTGGCAAACAAGATCAACCCCTTCGCGGACGATCTCTACCGCTACCTCAACTTCGACCAAATCGCTGGTTTTGAAGATGAAGGTCGTGTGATTCCCCTAGAGGAAATGCCTAGAATCGAAGACATCTTAGGGATGCCAACTGCCGCAGGTCGCTAA
- a CDS encoding histidine kinase, which yields MKASPDKPIDPETPLQLLLFVDKRPNSGEQIRHIRSYLKNLKAQYSFDLQVVDVGEQPYLAEHFKLVATPALIKIHPEPRQTLAGSTLVTQLENWWPRWQRSVEEYLSTLEPQVETSNSDRPNVTINSVAYSAELMRLTDEVFRLQQDQEELQEQLRFKDRIIAMLAHDLRNPLTAASIAIETLELSYSPKEGFNTRLKPGVTAQLLKHAKTQTRAIDRMITDILQAARGTSGGFQIQPQKLELGALCQEVLEYLRDRFQTKDQQMTHDIPSDLPLVYADPERVRQVLINLLDNAIKYAPAQGTIAISVLHRTTQKVQVSICDNGPGVPEENQDRIFEEHFRLKRDEAQEGYGIGLALCQRIVRAHYGQIWVDSVPNQGSSFHFTLPVYRP from the coding sequence ATGAAAGCATCTCCTGACAAGCCAATCGACCCTGAAACTCCGCTACAACTACTTTTATTTGTAGACAAGCGCCCCAACTCAGGAGAACAGATTCGGCATATCCGTAGTTATCTCAAAAATCTCAAAGCTCAATATTCGTTTGATCTGCAAGTTGTTGATGTAGGAGAACAGCCCTATCTAGCTGAGCACTTTAAGCTAGTAGCGACCCCCGCTCTGATCAAAATTCATCCAGAGCCAAGGCAAACCCTTGCAGGCAGTACGTTAGTTACTCAACTAGAGAACTGGTGGCCTCGCTGGCAACGCTCCGTCGAAGAGTACCTTTCAACTTTAGAACCGCAAGTCGAGACTTCTAACTCGGATCGTCCCAATGTAACGATTAATTCGGTGGCCTATTCAGCCGAGTTGATGCGACTCACAGACGAAGTTTTTCGCTTGCAGCAAGACCAAGAAGAACTCCAAGAGCAATTACGGTTCAAAGACCGCATCATTGCTATGTTGGCCCATGACCTGCGCAATCCTTTAACAGCCGCCTCAATTGCGATCGAAACCCTAGAACTCAGCTACAGTCCCAAAGAAGGGTTTAACACTCGCCTCAAACCCGGTGTTACGGCGCAGTTACTCAAGCACGCTAAAACACAAACACGCGCGATCGACCGGATGATCACGGATATTTTGCAGGCGGCTCGCGGTACCAGTGGCGGCTTTCAGATCCAACCGCAGAAGCTGGAGTTAGGGGCGCTTTGCCAAGAAGTTTTGGAATACCTGCGCGATCGCTTTCAGACTAAAGATCAGCAGATGACGCACGACATTCCCAGTGACCTACCGCTAGTCTATGCAGACCCAGAGCGAGTTAGGCAAGTGTTAATCAATCTGTTAGACAACGCAATTAAGTATGCTCCTGCCCAAGGCACCATTGCAATTTCAGTCTTGCACCGGACTACACAAAAAGTGCAAGTCAGTATTTGTGATAACGGCCCTGGAGTTCCAGAAGAAAACCAAGACCGAATTTTTGAAGAACATTTCCGACTCAAGCGCGATGAAGCTCAAGAAGGCTACGGCATTGGCTTAGCTCTGTGCCAGCGCATTGTCCGAGCGCACTATGGACAGATTTGGGTTGACTCTGTGCCAAACCAAGGTAGCTCTTTTCACTTCACCTTACCTGTCTATCGTCCTTAA
- a CDS encoding EAL domain-containing protein — protein sequence MSQGDSHPKSCACYNLASCGAGEAGKLFLWLPVPHPLKKILPYLQSAKLSYEVMPERYGLSIACEPGQAQELAQNVGCLLTPIELQETQALFIRGNVQPQIQDFSDVTSLQRFIKFTQSDWLVEMLAAKRFTSFFQPIVHIKDTSRIYAHEALLRGFDQQNNLIMPGPILELATEAGLLPQVDRLARLSAIAQANQHQISSHIFINFSPTALYDPVSCLRSTVDAIDAAGIAHEQVVFEVIESNHPQDLDHLKSILKYYRDAGFLIALDDLGSGYSSLNLLHQLRPDFLKLDMGLVQDVHQDPYKALITEKILEITQQLNIQTVAEGIECIEELGWLRERGATFAQGYLIAKPSAVPATVTPSLGAIATSPKSSIALKSATLKSTTKGLTEAELHSKQRESERIVAAITQRIRQSLDLNEILQTTAAEVRQLFGVDRVVLYRFDSDWSGVVVVESVAEGWLPILGLHVIDTCFQANHAYDYQKGRSKAIADIHAAGLTPCHVQLLQDLQIRANLVVPILQQEKLWGLLIAHQCSEPRNWQPAEISLFNQLASQAAIAIQQSELYQQLQQANQELQRLASSDGLTQVANRRCFDEFLAQEWQRLAREQSPLSMILCDVDCFKLYNDTYGHLAGDDALRQVAQAIAQAVKRPADLVARYGGEEFAVILPNTDAAAAAIVAAQMQANVRALQIPHASSQVAEFITLSLGVAATIPQNQFSSATLIVAADQGLYRAKAQGRNCVFQINSEEAIPTVVMEN from the coding sequence GTGAGCCAAGGCGATTCTCATCCCAAATCCTGTGCTTGCTATAACTTGGCCTCCTGTGGGGCTGGTGAGGCAGGTAAGCTATTTCTATGGCTTCCGGTTCCACATCCTCTTAAGAAAATCCTGCCTTACTTGCAATCTGCAAAGCTCAGTTATGAGGTGATGCCAGAGCGGTATGGCTTGAGTATTGCTTGCGAGCCAGGGCAAGCCCAAGAGCTAGCTCAAAACGTTGGTTGTCTGCTGACTCCGATAGAATTGCAAGAAACTCAAGCGTTGTTTATTCGGGGCAATGTTCAACCCCAAATTCAAGACTTCAGCGATGTTACCTCGCTCCAGCGTTTCATCAAGTTTACTCAGTCTGATTGGCTCGTAGAGATGCTGGCTGCGAAGCGTTTTACCAGCTTTTTTCAACCGATTGTTCATATCAAAGATACTTCTCGGATTTATGCTCACGAAGCGCTGCTACGCGGGTTTGATCAGCAAAATAATTTGATTATGCCAGGGCCTATTTTAGAGCTGGCAACTGAAGCAGGTTTGCTGCCTCAAGTGGATCGATTGGCTCGTTTAAGCGCGATCGCCCAAGCGAACCAACATCAAATTTCTAGTCACATTTTTATTAATTTCTCACCTACTGCTTTATACGATCCTGTTTCTTGCCTACGCAGCACCGTTGATGCCATTGATGCCGCAGGGATTGCTCATGAGCAGGTTGTGTTTGAAGTCATTGAGTCCAATCATCCCCAGGATTTAGACCATCTCAAATCAATTTTGAAATATTACCGAGATGCAGGGTTTCTGATTGCGTTGGATGACTTAGGTTCTGGCTACTCGAGCCTCAATTTGCTGCATCAGTTGCGCCCAGACTTTCTCAAGTTAGATATGGGTTTAGTGCAAGATGTGCATCAAGACCCGTACAAAGCTCTGATTACAGAAAAGATTTTAGAAATTACGCAGCAGTTAAATATCCAAACTGTGGCTGAGGGCATTGAGTGTATAGAGGAACTGGGGTGGCTGCGGGAGCGAGGAGCAACTTTTGCCCAAGGATATTTGATTGCGAAACCAAGTGCCGTGCCTGCGACTGTAACTCCTAGTTTGGGGGCGATCGCGACCTCCCCTAAAAGCAGCATTGCCCTAAAAAGCGCAACTCTAAAAAGCACAACTAAAGGGCTGACTGAAGCAGAATTGCATAGCAAACAGAGGGAATCAGAGCGGATTGTAGCTGCTATTACGCAACGGATTCGGCAATCGCTGGACTTAAATGAGATTTTGCAGACTACTGCCGCAGAAGTTCGGCAACTCTTTGGCGTAGACCGTGTGGTGCTGTATCGGTTTGACTCCGACTGGAGTGGAGTTGTGGTAGTGGAGTCTGTGGCAGAGGGTTGGTTGCCTATTCTGGGATTGCATGTCATTGACACTTGCTTCCAAGCCAATCATGCCTACGACTACCAAAAGGGGCGCAGTAAAGCGATCGCAGATATTCATGCGGCAGGACTCACTCCTTGTCATGTACAACTCTTGCAAGATCTCCAAATTCGAGCCAATTTAGTCGTGCCCATCTTGCAGCAGGAGAAGCTCTGGGGATTGCTAATTGCTCATCAATGTAGTGAGCCTAGAAACTGGCAACCTGCCGAAATTAGTTTATTTAATCAGTTAGCGAGTCAAGCCGCGATCGCGATTCAGCAGTCAGAGCTTTATCAGCAACTACAGCAGGCCAACCAAGAGCTACAGCGGCTCGCCTCTTCAGATGGGCTGACTCAGGTGGCTAATCGCCGTTGCTTTGATGAGTTCTTGGCCCAAGAATGGCAGAGATTGGCGAGGGAGCAGTCTCCTTTGTCAATGATTTTGTGTGATGTGGATTGCTTTAAGCTGTACAACGATACCTACGGGCACTTAGCAGGCGATGATGCTTTGAGGCAAGTGGCTCAGGCGATCGCGCAAGCGGTGAAGCGTCCCGCCGATTTGGTGGCACGTTACGGGGGTGAAGAGTTTGCGGTAATTCTACCCAATACTGATGCTGCGGCTGCCGCGATCGTTGCAGCGCAGATGCAGGCAAATGTCAGAGCCTTGCAGATTCCCCACGCGAGTTCTCAAGTCGCTGAGTTTATTACGCTCAGTCTGGGAGTTGCAGCCACGATTCCCCAAAACCAATTTTCTTCTGCGACGTTAATTGTGGCTGCTGATCAAGGGCTGTACCGAGCTAAGGCTCAAGGCCGTAATTGTGTGTTTCAAATCAACTCTGAAGAAGCTATTCCTACAGTAGTTATGGAAAATTAG
- a CDS encoding universal stress protein — protein sequence MPSTPSPLLPPLLLATDGSASACMAQRLLLPVMPLFSHTETEAKQQTWLEVLTVQPRPAGMRPRLPALARKPAAEPRTSDAEAQLTSPLPLPELENGHRPDLNPSDLFAQIKAELPPEPRIAYQTREGRPATEILNHARTIQAGLVAVGHRGLGGSRELLLGSVSSAIARYAPCHVLVARGLPEEPMLQPKWQHVLLAVNGSQATKQAIALTRQLIPAGIQRVTILCAQTPLNPHYLFGPFATPTPNWQLTQSLQQAQKEQSEQIIQKAQEKLTGVNLTITSLIQTGEPGPIICQIAQQQQADVIILGSDRHPAFRNIRLTATGDYVLHHAPCPLLLCRTVRSEIEINSESAAEISRGET from the coding sequence ATGCCGTCTACTCCTTCTCCTTTGCTGCCACCCCTACTACTGGCTACGGATGGTTCTGCCAGTGCTTGCATGGCACAACGGCTTTTGCTTCCAGTGATGCCGCTTTTCTCCCATACCGAAACTGAGGCAAAGCAGCAAACCTGGCTAGAAGTCCTCACCGTACAGCCTCGCCCGGCGGGAATGCGCCCAAGACTGCCTGCCTTAGCCAGAAAACCAGCGGCTGAACCCCGAACTTCTGACGCAGAGGCACAACTAACTTCACCGTTGCCGCTCCCTGAATTAGAAAATGGTCATAGGCCTGATTTAAACCCCAGTGATCTGTTCGCCCAAATCAAAGCCGAATTGCCCCCAGAGCCTAGAATTGCTTACCAGACCCGAGAGGGGCGACCTGCAACTGAAATCTTGAACCATGCACGAACGATTCAGGCTGGCTTGGTTGCCGTGGGTCACCGTGGCCTTGGTGGATCGCGGGAGTTATTACTGGGGAGCGTTTCTTCAGCGATCGCCCGTTACGCACCCTGTCACGTCTTGGTAGCGCGAGGTTTACCGGAAGAACCAATGCTGCAACCCAAGTGGCAACATGTCCTCTTAGCGGTGAATGGCTCCCAAGCGACCAAACAAGCGATCGCCCTCACCCGCCAGCTAATTCCCGCAGGCATTCAGCGAGTCACCATCCTCTGTGCCCAAACGCCGCTCAATCCTCACTATTTGTTTGGGCCGTTCGCCACACCCACACCCAACTGGCAACTGACTCAATCGCTACAACAAGCCCAAAAAGAGCAAAGTGAACAAATTATCCAAAAAGCCCAAGAGAAACTAACGGGAGTCAACTTAACCATTACCAGCTTGATTCAGACCGGAGAGCCAGGGCCAATCATTTGCCAAATCGCTCAGCAGCAGCAAGCCGATGTAATTATTTTGGGCAGCGATCGCCATCCCGCTTTTCGCAATATTCGCCTCACGGCCACAGGCGATTACGTCTTACATCACGCCCCTTGTCCTCTGCTCCTCTGTCGAACGGTGCGATCGGAAATTGAGATTAACTCTGAATCTGCGGCAGAGATTTCGCGCGGGGAGACCTAG
- a CDS encoding Npun_R1517 family heterocyst differentiation transcriptional regulator: MKQDSLERQSAAFEVSVYECEIHLKFRLIEEKGALSDRDQLLEQLIDAFTCGTDEYLEQLQVVVKAEEVSEMSASPELRRQLIRLRNSNELA, translated from the coding sequence ATGAAACAGGATTCTCTAGAGCGCCAGTCTGCTGCTTTCGAGGTTAGTGTTTACGAATGTGAGATTCACCTCAAATTTCGTTTGATTGAGGAAAAAGGCGCACTCAGCGATCGCGACCAGCTCCTAGAGCAACTAATCGATGCCTTCACCTGTGGTACCGACGAGTATCTAGAGCAGTTGCAAGTGGTAGTGAAAGCTGAGGAAGTTTCCGAAATGTCGGCTTCTCCTGAATTGCGTCGGCAGCTGATTCGTCTACGCAACTCTAACGAGCTGGCCTAG
- a CDS encoding tetratricopeptide repeat protein, whose translation MQQKWDQCRLRALELYKGSKFRESLTLSEANLELARSLQDQVREAASLSDLGLAYSRLNQFQRALHYFNQARSIFQVLEDRANETAALSNTALVYAKLGQPKRALLLYNQILAIRQQLGDRAAEATTLNNMGFAYSAFGQLQTALERFQQALLIQRELGDRTGEATTLNNIGSIYNDLGELAQAWLHYQQVLLVRQQAGDTSGTAVTMNNLALTYVNLGQANRALLFYNQILLLQKESGDRLGQAVTLSNTGAVHRSLGKLEQALRFYHQALLIRREESDRLGEINAMANIGTLYVELGKKSRGLAFYAKAWSTADQLGNQNLTEWLRSLIEGLDIGW comes from the coding sequence GTGCAACAGAAGTGGGATCAATGCCGCCTCCGGGCGCTCGAACTGTATAAGGGCAGTAAGTTTCGTGAATCTTTAACCCTTTCTGAAGCCAACTTAGAATTGGCTAGAAGTTTGCAAGATCAGGTTAGGGAAGCGGCTTCGCTCAGTGATCTGGGTTTGGCTTACTCTCGCCTCAATCAATTCCAAAGAGCTTTGCACTATTTCAATCAAGCTAGATCGATCTTTCAGGTTCTGGAGGATCGTGCCAATGAAACTGCTGCCTTAAGCAATACTGCTTTGGTCTATGCCAAGTTGGGACAGCCCAAACGAGCCTTGCTGCTTTACAACCAAATTTTAGCGATTCGGCAACAACTCGGCGATCGCGCTGCTGAGGCGACCACCCTGAATAATATGGGCTTTGCCTACAGTGCCTTTGGACAATTACAAACTGCTCTAGAGCGTTTTCAGCAAGCGCTCTTGATTCAGCGAGAGTTGGGCGATCGCACGGGTGAAGCCACTACTCTCAACAATATTGGGTCTATTTATAATGACTTGGGAGAATTGGCCCAGGCATGGCTGCATTACCAGCAGGTTTTATTGGTGAGACAACAGGCGGGAGATACTTCCGGCACTGCTGTCACTATGAATAATTTAGCTCTCACTTATGTAAACTTGGGTCAAGCCAATCGGGCTTTGCTCTTTTATAACCAGATTTTGCTCCTACAGAAGGAGTCAGGCGATCGCTTAGGGCAAGCGGTTACCCTATCCAATACGGGGGCGGTTCACCGATCCCTTGGCAAGTTAGAACAAGCTTTGCGCTTTTACCATCAAGCGCTGCTCATCCGACGCGAAGAAAGCGATCGCTTGGGTGAGATTAATGCGATGGCGAATATCGGCACTCTCTATGTCGAGTTAGGTAAAAAAAGCCGTGGTTTGGCCTTCTATGCCAAAGCTTGGTCAACCGCCGATCAACTGGGCAATCAAAATCTCACTGAGTGGTTGCGGAGTTTGATTGAAGGCTTAGATATCGGTTGGTAA